Proteins encoded in a region of the Manduca sexta isolate Smith_Timp_Sample1 chromosome 1, JHU_Msex_v1.0, whole genome shotgun sequence genome:
- the LOC115449785 gene encoding oocyte zinc finger protein XlCOF6-like, which produces MEEIKVEFDKSAICHGCLSVNRELSTLGDYYEIFYYVLGEEILDLNDRPDVFLCWECLAVLRKLKMFQKQIRNARDMLADAYFHWKFQDDVYTLSTLGINKKDNYDLAIDEDAIEPILFVAEPEVKEESEDIIAKEENDPESEVDNIDIEDNLKIEPEVTKKVFSRSKGRQQSIKIYEKYAIITENKEIKLDDLSQHYVKVYLDEKEVEKLVDKRDRRDCSFPKMPYKCIECRLGYKRQTDLNRHNQFQHCSYEKPVRCLECNKKQPSLERMVKHWAHHSRMLRCLQCYNICRSLGELKKHMNRVHTSVYTCKQCNVQLNTLREFSVHYKHDHLRMYCDYCGKAFYKKSLLEGHIRRNHMPAYCVECNRSYQQYHVLENHIRTYHPHLMRGAVNSEASYCVECDKQYSSVYKYKRHILQSARHTPQKRIRVPCPDCGKVFTRTAYMNNHYRLVHVKDTKHRCELCHKYFATGYALRKHRQYVHEKKMMPKDKICDICGRGFSTNRILSNHRRTHTGERPFKCTHCGASFVQCTALQTHIKTQHKNVDNMPMQE; this is translated from the exons ATGGAGGAAATAAAGGTGGAATTTGATAAGTCTGCTATTTGTCACGGCTGTTTGAGTGTGAATCGTGAACTATCAACTCTTGGCGATtattatgagatattttattacgtattgGGGGAAGAAATACTGGACCTTAATGAT AGACCAGATGTGTTTCTCTGCTGGGAGTGTCTTGCCGTGTTAAGGAAGTTGAAAATGTTTCAGAAACAAATAAGGAATGCAAGAGACATGCTGGCCGATGCATATTTCCATTGG aAATTCCAAGACGACGTATACACCCTCTCCACTCTCGGCATAAATAAAAAGGACAATTACGATCTAGCGATAGATGAAGATGCTATCGAACCTATTCTCTTCGTAGCCGAACCGGAAGTGAAAGAAGAATCCGAAGACATAATCGCTAAAGAAGAAAATGATCCAGAATCAGAAGTCGATAATATTGACATAGAAGATAATCTCAAAATAGAACCAGAGGTCACTAAGAAAGTATTTTCCCGTTCAAAAGGAAGGCAGcagtctataaaaatatatgagaaaTATGCAATAATAACGGAGAATAAGGAAATAAAACTCGACGATCTTAGCCAACATTATGTTAAAGTGTATCTAGATGAGAAGGAAGTTGAAAAGTTGGTGGATAAAAGAGATAGAAGAGACTGCAGTTTTCCTAAAATGCCCTACAAATGTATAGAATGTAGACTAGGGTATAAGAGACAGACAGATCTGAATCGGCATAACCAGTTTCAACATTGTTCG taCGAGAAACCAGTTAGATGTCTAGAATGCAACAAAAAGCAGCCTTCACTCGAGCGGATGGTAAAACACTGGGCCCATCACTCGCGCATGCTCCGTTGTCTCCAGTGTTACAACATATGCAGGTCATTGGGTGAACTGAAGAAACATATGAACAGGGTGCACACTTCAGTATACACCTGCAAGCAGTGCAATGTGCAGTTGAA CACTCTGCGCGAATTCAGCGTACACTACAAACACGATCATCTGCGCATGTACTGCGACTACTGTGGGAAGGCATTCTACAAGAAGTCGCTACTCGAGGGTCACATCCG CCGCAACCACATGCCGGCGTACTGCGTGGAGTGCAACCGCTCTTACCAGCAGTACCACGTGTTGGAGAACCACATACGCACATACCATCCGCACCTCATGCGCGGCGCTGTCAACAGCGAAGCGTCGTACTGCGTCGAGTGTGACAAGCAATACTCCAGTGTGTACAAATACAAGAGACATATACTGCAGTCGGCGAGGCACACGCCTCAGAAGAGGATACG TGTTCCGTGCCCGGACTGCGGTAAAGTATTCACTCGCACGGCATACATGAACAATCATTACAGGCTGGTCCACGTGAAAGACACCAAACATCGCTGCGAACTGTGCCATAAG taCTTCGCGACCGGGTACGCGTTGAGGAAACATAGACAATACGTTCACGAGAAGAAGATGATGCCCAAAGACAAGATTTGTGACATATGTGGTCGGGGATTCAGT ACCAACCGCATCCTGAGCAACCACCGGCGCACGCACACGGGCGAGCGCCCGTTCAAGTGCACGCACTGCGGCGCCAGTTTCGTGCAGTGCACCGCCTTACAGACACACATCAAGACCCAGCATAAGAACGTGGACAATATGCCCATGCAGGAGTGA